The following are encoded together in the Lactuca sativa cultivar Salinas chromosome 1, Lsat_Salinas_v11, whole genome shotgun sequence genome:
- the LOC111893031 gene encoding uncharacterized protein LOC111893031, with translation MASSSALSISTFPSTSRFNDVFPSSSSTLLHRFSSDRHSLPSQSRSFSSTAKSSSNSSGNFSADDPFGFYPWESSGGDSGIEWEQQETITLFTSDGLVQIGGLMVPKRVPSAHKKQSKVKTSPRFQQYKESNYMDPAQGLCLGALFDIAATNGLDMGRRLCIIGFCRSIEMLSDVVEDTVLEHGGEVVVAEKASKGGLNERLTMTVAVPLLWGVPPASESLQIAVKSGGGIVDKVFWQWNLW, from the exons ATGGCTTCCTCCTCTGCACTTTCAATTTCAACATTTCCTTCTACTTCTCGCTTTAACGATGTCTTTCCATCTTCTTCATCCACACTTCTCCATAGATTCTCTTCCGATCGTCACTCACTCCCCTCTCAATCCCGTTCCTTTTCATCCACCGCCAAATCATCCTCCAATTCTTCCGGCAATTTCTCTGCCGATGATCCTTTTGGCTTCTATCCTTGGGAGTCTTCTGGTGGAGATAGTG GTATCGAATGGGAACAACAGGAAACAATCACACTCTTCACTTCTGATGGACTTGTTCAAATTGGAGGATTAATGGTCCCTAAACGTGTCCCTTCAGCACAT AAGAAGCAATCCAAGGTGAAAACCTCCCCAAGATTTCAACAATATAAAGAAAGCAATTACATGGATCCAGCTCAAGGCCTATGTTTGGGTGCACTCTTTGATATCGCAGCCACAAAT GGTCTTGATATGGGAAGAAGACTTTGCATCATTGGGTTTTGTCGTTCCATTGAAATGTTAAGTGATGTAGTTGAAGACACTGTTTTGGAGCACGGTGGAGAA GTGGTTGTAGCTGAGAAGGCTAGCAAGGGGGGTTTGAATGAAAGGTTAACAATGACGGTTGCTGTGCCACTACTTTGGGGGGTCCCACCTGCGTCTGAATCATTACAGATTGCTGTTAAGAGTGGTGGGGGAATTGTGGACAAGGTTTTCTGGCAATGGAATTTATGGTAG
- the LOC111893021 gene encoding probable CoA ligase CCL7, whose protein sequence is MADHQNPHSLYNPNTGIYTSPRPPVPLPQSPTTSIVDFLFRNLSVYSDRPALIDPNSHQIFTFYQLKRKISDFAKTLHYTYSISKGDVILIFSPNSILFPVAFLAVTSLGAIATTANPLYTVKELAHQISDSKPKLIITVDQLFSKVNGFNLPLIDLGNFSDLVAKSSNHAALSPSVYQSDVAAILYSSGTTGLSKGVVLTHRSIIATALMVTSDQEFYKEGRSVFLCVVPLFHIMGLITFTYAQLQRGNATVVMARFELEKSLDAIQRYKVTHLYTAPPVVVALVKQPAIVRRYDVSSLQEIGTGAAPLSKDTMDECSKIFPQAKILQGYGMTETGGIISIENTRAGFLNSGSSGVLCPGMESKIIHIETLKPLPPKQLGEIWVRGPNLMKEYFHNKEATEQTMDKQGWLHTGDLGYFDEQGRIYVVDRLKELIKYKGYQVAPAELEGLLVSHPEIMDAAVVPYIDDEEGEIPMAYVVIKAGSSLSGEEIQSFIAKQVAPFKRIRKVAFIEVIPKAASGKILRRELRQKVISKL, encoded by the exons ATGGCGGATCATCAAAACCCCCACTCTCTCTACAATCCTAACACCGGAATCTACACCTCTCCCCGACCACCCGTCCCCCTTCCACAATCACCCACCACCTCCATTGTCGATTTTCTCTTCCGCAACCTCTCTGTTTACTCCGATCGCCCTGCCTTAATCGACCCTAACTCCCATCAAATCTTCACTTTCTACCAGCTCAAACGAAAAATCTCCGATTTCGCAAAGACACTACACTATACTTACAGTATCTCCAAAGGCGATGTCATTCTGATCTTCTCTCCGAACTCCATCCTCTTCCCTGTAGCCTTTCTCGCAGTTACCTCTCTTGGCGCCATCGCCACCACCGCTAACCCGCTATATACAGTTAAAGAACTTGCCCACCAAATCAGCGATTCAAAACCTAAGCTGATTATCACGGTTGACCAGCTGTTCTCCAAGGTCAACGGCTTCAATCTGCCGTTAATTGATCTCGGAAACTTCTCAGATTTAGTAGCGAAATCGAGTAACCATGCCGCTCTGTCTCCCTCCGTTTATCAATCCGATGTCGCCGCGATACTTTACTCTTCCGGTACAACGGGATTGAGCAAAGGAGTGGTGTTGACTCACCGGAGCATAATTGCGACGGCGTTAATGGTGACATCCGATCAGGAATTCTACAAGGAAGGGAGAAGCGTGTTTCTATGCGTGGTCCCGTTGTTTCACATCATGGGATTAATCACCTTCACCTACGCACAGTTGCAGAGAGGGAACGCCACAGTCGTGATGGCGAGGTTTGAGCTGGAGAAGTCTCTGGATGCAATACAGAGATACAAGGTAACACACCTTTACACAGCACCGCCTGTTGTGGTGGCGCTGGTGAAACAGCCGGCGATTGTCAGAAGGTACGACGTCTCATCGTTGCAGGAGATTGGGACCGGTGCAGCACCTTTAAGCAAGGACACCATGGATGAATGCTCCAAAATTTTTCCTCAAGCAAAGATTTTACAG GGATATGGAATGACAGAAACAGGTGGAATTATATCAATCGAGAATACAAGGGCAGGATTTCTCAATTCAGGTTCATCTGGAGTACTTTGTCCAGGAATGGAATCTAAAATCATTCATATAGAAACTCTAAAACCTCTTCCGCCTAAGCAATTGGGGGAAATATGGGTTCGTGGACCAAATTTGATGAAAG AATATTTCCATAACAAAGAAGCCACAGAGCAAACCATGGACAAACAAGGTTGGTTGCATACAGGTGATCTTGGTTATTTTGATGAACAAGGAAGAATATATGTTGTGGATCGATTAAAAGAGCTTATCAAGTATAAAGGGTATCAG GTGGCACCTGCAGAACTTGAAGGGCTGCTAGTTTCTCACCCTGAAATTATGGATGCTGCAGTTGTTCC ATATATTGATGATGAAGAAGGCGAGATCCCAATGGCATATGTTGTAATTAAGGCTGGAAGCTCACTTAGTGGGGAAGAGATTCAAAGCTTTATAGCAAAACAGGTTGCACCTTTTAAAAGAATAAGGAAGGTAGCATTCATTGAAGTGATTCCAAAGGCTGCTTCAGGAAAGATTTTGAGAAGGGAACTTAGACAAAAAGTTATATCCAAACTTTGA